One region of Demequina sp. TMPB413 genomic DNA includes:
- a CDS encoding DegT/DnrJ/EryC1/StrS aminotransferase family protein, giving the protein MTMRLNVPLLGREEADAVAAVLATGYLTQGAQAHELERLISELVGARHAFATSSATTGLHLALVALGVGPGDEVIIPDFSFPATANVVVQQGAVPVFVDIRLDDFGMDPDLLEAAITPRTRAIMPVHAFGLIADMDPLLRIAERHGIPVIEDAACALGAEYHGRQAGSFGTAGVFSFHPRKVITTGEGGMVMTSDAALAERLQVLRSHGSVRESHYMSFVSAGFNYRLSDVHAAIGVVQMNRLQTILEGRRELAGVYDELLHGVDGASPPKTPEGRTHTYQSYVVTLDAGLDRDLIIDSMRERGVETTLGTYSMHLQPYFRETLGIEDAAMPNATRAHRSCLTIPLYSGMTPDDVALVIESLADSIAAQGGK; this is encoded by the coding sequence ATGACGATGCGCCTCAACGTGCCGCTCCTGGGACGCGAGGAGGCCGATGCCGTCGCCGCAGTGCTGGCGACCGGTTACCTGACTCAGGGTGCGCAGGCGCACGAGTTGGAACGACTCATCAGCGAACTCGTGGGCGCCCGACACGCATTCGCCACTAGCTCCGCCACGACGGGCCTCCATCTGGCCCTTGTCGCGCTTGGAGTTGGCCCAGGTGATGAGGTCATCATTCCTGACTTCAGTTTCCCTGCCACAGCGAATGTGGTGGTGCAGCAAGGCGCGGTGCCGGTATTCGTGGATATCCGGCTCGACGACTTCGGCATGGACCCGGACCTACTTGAGGCCGCAATCACTCCGCGTACCCGCGCGATTATGCCTGTCCACGCGTTTGGGCTCATAGCGGACATGGATCCGCTCCTGCGCATCGCCGAGCGTCACGGCATTCCGGTCATCGAAGACGCGGCATGCGCCCTGGGGGCCGAGTACCACGGTCGCCAAGCGGGATCGTTCGGGACCGCCGGTGTCTTCTCTTTTCATCCGCGCAAGGTAATCACCACCGGCGAGGGTGGCATGGTCATGACGTCGGATGCGGCGTTGGCTGAACGCCTGCAAGTGCTGCGATCTCACGGTTCTGTGCGCGAGTCCCACTACATGAGTTTCGTATCCGCCGGGTTCAACTACCGCCTATCCGACGTGCATGCCGCTATCGGAGTGGTACAGATGAATCGATTGCAGACGATTCTTGAAGGACGCCGGGAACTTGCGGGCGTGTACGACGAGTTGCTGCATGGAGTTGACGGGGCAAGTCCTCCCAAGACTCCCGAAGGGCGCACCCACACGTACCAGTCCTATGTCGTCACGCTCGACGCAGGTCTTGACAGGGATCTGATCATCGACAGCATGCGCGAGCGTGGCGTTGAGACCACGCTCGGGACCTACTCCATGCACTTGCAACCATACTTTCGCGAGACGCTCGGGATCGAGGATGCCGCCATGCCGAACGCGACCAGGGCCCACCGGAGCTGTCTCACCATCCCGCTCTATTCCGGAATGACGCCGGACGATGTCGCGCTGGTTATCGAGTCGCTCGCCGATTCGATCGCGGCACAGGGCGGCAAATGA
- a CDS encoding FG-GAP-like repeat-containing protein: MTRFVRKAWSVSLIVALAVTVPVSLGSQTASGAPLPGEWNPGNIISDAEFYDSASMTEAEIQSFLERLVPVCETWRSTGPSDPIICLKTYRVSTETMAPDSFCPGGYAGAPNELASTIIYKAAQSCGINPRVILVTLQKEVSLVDHTWPSLWRYERAMGYGCSDTAPCIEAYGGLQKQVFLAAKQFQRYRANPTSYNYRAGRYNNIYFFPPDEKPQCGYAPVFIDNVATASLYNYTPYQPNGAALANLYGTGDGCSSYGNRNFWRIYADWFGTSQAPPSITTTDGANYLIAMDSSWELWAYPTNGAGGWKSRASLGPGWQGIETIVGIGDFDDNGHRDVIGVDDSGVGWFYGGDGRLEYPVRTRLAADWTGAKSVVYAGDFDGDGLADVFTTDESGALWLWPGHGDGTFESPIQVGTDWNDRTLLAGPGDFDQDGCGDLIGRLASGDLMLYPGTCDGAFKPAMRIGIGWGGMTGIYSLGDFTGDGISDLLAQDAAGSLLLFPGVGGGGVRAAGIIGSGWGPMRVVVGAGDLPGTLVPREPAPVPTPATEPGAGDLDGDGNRDILGVTLAGSLRLYRGDGAGGTLADAPIIVPDWGTGSLTVTLGDFTGDGLPDVGRIATNGVFEVFASDGSGGLASPYVLGQNWRGFDRVFGVDFDGDGLQDVIAREADGTLWLYRGNGTGDWLTGAGIKIGIGWGSFTEVFSAGDFDGAGGPDVIARTADGSLWLYPTNGTGLWQPRRLIGIGWSGFVSIFSPGDYDGSGGNDVVARRADGRLYLYRGDGSGSWMGSRLIDSGWNTMGWIG, encoded by the coding sequence ATGACTCGTTTCGTGAGAAAAGCGTGGTCCGTTTCCCTGATCGTCGCGCTCGCAGTGACGGTCCCGGTATCGCTCGGCTCTCAAACGGCATCGGGAGCACCTCTTCCAGGCGAATGGAACCCAGGCAACATCATCAGTGATGCCGAGTTCTACGATTCCGCGTCGATGACAGAGGCCGAGATCCAGAGTTTTCTCGAGAGGCTCGTGCCCGTGTGCGAGACGTGGCGATCGACCGGTCCGTCGGATCCCATCATCTGCCTCAAGACCTATCGTGTAAGTACCGAAACAATGGCTCCCGACAGCTTCTGCCCAGGCGGCTATGCGGGCGCGCCCAATGAGCTTGCTTCCACGATCATCTATAAGGCGGCACAGTCATGCGGGATCAACCCTCGCGTGATCCTGGTGACGCTGCAAAAGGAAGTAAGTCTTGTCGACCACACCTGGCCAAGTCTTTGGCGTTACGAACGTGCTATGGGCTACGGCTGTTCAGACACAGCTCCATGCATTGAGGCATACGGAGGCCTTCAGAAGCAGGTCTTTCTCGCGGCCAAGCAGTTTCAGCGGTACCGCGCCAATCCGACTTCCTACAACTACCGGGCCGGGCGCTACAACAACATCTACTTCTTTCCGCCAGATGAGAAGCCTCAGTGCGGATACGCCCCCGTCTTTATTGACAACGTCGCAACTGCGAGTTTGTACAACTACACTCCGTACCAGCCGAATGGCGCCGCGCTGGCCAACCTGTATGGAACCGGCGATGGCTGCTCCTCGTATGGCAATCGCAACTTCTGGCGTATCTACGCCGACTGGTTCGGCACGTCTCAGGCTCCGCCGTCGATCACGACCACGGACGGCGCTAACTACCTCATCGCAATGGACTCGAGTTGGGAACTCTGGGCGTACCCCACAAATGGGGCCGGTGGGTGGAAGTCGCGAGCGAGCCTAGGACCCGGGTGGCAAGGGATCGAGACCATCGTTGGCATCGGGGACTTTGACGACAATGGCCACCGGGACGTGATCGGCGTCGATGATTCTGGGGTTGGTTGGTTCTACGGTGGCGACGGGCGACTCGAGTATCCGGTCCGTACGCGCCTCGCTGCCGATTGGACTGGTGCAAAATCCGTGGTCTACGCAGGTGACTTTGACGGAGATGGCCTTGCGGATGTCTTCACAACTGACGAGAGCGGCGCCTTGTGGCTCTGGCCAGGGCACGGAGACGGAACATTCGAATCCCCTATTCAGGTGGGAACCGACTGGAACGACAGAACTCTGTTAGCGGGACCGGGCGATTTTGACCAGGACGGGTGCGGCGACCTCATTGGACGCCTGGCGTCTGGCGATCTGATGCTCTACCCGGGAACGTGTGACGGAGCCTTCAAGCCTGCGATGCGTATAGGCATTGGTTGGGGCGGTATGACTGGCATCTACTCGCTCGGCGACTTCACGGGCGACGGCATCAGCGACCTCCTCGCCCAGGACGCCGCAGGCTCGTTGTTGCTGTTCCCCGGCGTTGGCGGGGGCGGTGTGCGCGCGGCTGGCATCATCGGCAGTGGTTGGGGCCCCATGAGAGTAGTCGTGGGCGCGGGCGATCTTCCGGGGACGCTGGTGCCCCGGGAGCCCGCCCCGGTTCCGACGCCCGCAACTGAGCCCGGCGCGGGAGACCTTGACGGCGACGGCAACCGGGACATCCTAGGGGTGACGCTCGCGGGTTCGCTTCGCCTGTATCGCGGCGACGGGGCCGGCGGAACGCTCGCCGACGCCCCGATAATCGTCCCTGACTGGGGCACCGGTTCGCTCACGGTGACGCTTGGGGACTTCACTGGCGACGGTCTCCCTGACGTAGGAAGAATCGCCACGAACGGTGTGTTCGAGGTGTTCGCGAGTGATGGATCGGGAGGACTCGCCTCGCCATACGTCCTTGGGCAGAACTGGCGCGGTTTCGATCGGGTCTTCGGAGTGGACTTTGACGGAGACGGCCTGCAAGACGTGATCGCCCGGGAGGCGGATGGCACCCTGTGGCTATACCGCGGTAACGGCACCGGGGACTGGCTGACGGGCGCCGGCATCAAGATCGGTATCGGCTGGGGGTCCTTCACCGAAGTGTTCAGCGCCGGCGACTTTGATGGCGCGGGCGGACCCGACGTCATCGCACGGACCGCTGACGGCTCGCTGTGGCTCTATCCGACGAACGGCACAGGGCTATGGCAGCCACGCCGGCTCATCGGCATCGGTTGGTCTGGCTTCGTGTCGATCTTCAGCCCAGGCGACTACGACGGTTCCGGGGGCAACGATGTTGTCGCTCGCCGGGCGGACGGGCGCCTCTACCTGTATCGAGGTGACGGTTCGGGCTCCTGGATGGGAAGTCGCTTGATTGACTCTGGGTGGAATACCATGGGCTGGATTGGCTGA
- a CDS encoding glycosyltransferase yields the protein MVANFARAVPGSFSVSLAPHRFYDFSYDFQLVARRGDWVRSRLQVPWEFGKLAAGCAGFVYVGPDGFLLGGLDARRWEFAFLKRHNVLVACVFTGSDIRSPALMRQFQKETGLETIATYLDQVSPVFATAAYDEQRKRLARVADEYADVIFNASVDQLSYLARPTEPFPYFFPDEDVLLSDEKHSDPGPRIVVHAPSSPIIKGTQVVRAAVQRLQSEGYAFEYRELINVPHDQVIAALREAHIVLNEFYAFVPGVFGVEAMASGCALLTRADERIETDLPAGSNQAWVVTTAADIYTNLKGLLDQPQHIETRAAAGREWVLANATTSTSGRRVRAALGWREP from the coding sequence GTGGTTGCCAACTTTGCGCGTGCTGTCCCGGGTTCCTTCTCGGTTTCTCTTGCGCCGCATCGCTTCTATGACTTCTCCTACGACTTTCAATTGGTTGCGCGACGCGGGGACTGGGTGAGAAGCCGACTGCAAGTGCCTTGGGAGTTCGGCAAGCTTGCCGCTGGCTGCGCGGGCTTTGTCTACGTGGGCCCGGACGGCTTCCTCCTCGGCGGCCTGGATGCTCGTCGTTGGGAGTTCGCCTTTCTGAAGCGCCACAACGTCCTCGTAGCGTGCGTCTTCACGGGTAGCGACATTCGGTCACCCGCGCTGATGAGGCAGTTTCAGAAGGAGACTGGGCTAGAGACGATCGCGACGTATCTCGACCAAGTTTCTCCCGTTTTCGCCACGGCGGCGTATGACGAACAGCGCAAGCGGCTGGCCCGGGTCGCTGACGAGTACGCGGACGTCATCTTCAACGCCTCTGTCGATCAACTCTCGTACCTCGCTCGCCCAACGGAGCCGTTTCCGTACTTCTTTCCGGACGAGGACGTCCTCCTCAGTGATGAGAAGCACTCCGACCCTGGGCCGCGGATTGTTGTGCATGCGCCGTCGTCGCCGATTATCAAGGGCACGCAGGTGGTCAGGGCTGCGGTCCAGAGGTTGCAGTCCGAGGGGTATGCATTTGAGTATCGCGAGTTGATAAACGTGCCGCATGATCAGGTCATTGCTGCGTTGCGCGAAGCCCACATCGTGCTCAACGAGTTCTACGCGTTTGTCCCCGGCGTCTTCGGCGTGGAGGCGATGGCGAGCGGGTGCGCTCTTCTCACCCGTGCCGACGAGCGAATCGAGACCGATCTACCCGCAGGGTCGAATCAAGCATGGGTAGTGACAACGGCGGCCGACATCTACACGAACCTGAAGGGCTTGCTGGATCAGCCACAACACATCGAGACAAGAGCGGCAGCCGGCCGCGAATGGGTTCTGGCGAATGCCACCACGAGCACGTCGGGTCGGCGAGTGAGGGCGGCGCTGGGTTGGCGCGAGCCCTAG
- the hisH gene encoding imidazole glycerol phosphate synthase subunit HisH: MTTAAVTIIDYGVGNVASVANMLKKAGFESRLSGDPDDVAVSDKLILPGVGAFDRAAGILRESGLKDAVLAAAQRGTAVLGVCLGMQLLLDGSEEGAGTEQGIGLIPGRVRRFPIEVERAGLKVPHMGWNAVTRVGSQSVLPSFRDGDRFYFVHSYYADPHEEAHRLAVCRHGIEFTAIVARENVTGVQFHPEKSHRMGMALLTDFAKRP; encoded by the coding sequence ATGACTACCGCCGCCGTCACGATCATCGACTACGGAGTGGGGAACGTCGCCTCGGTCGCGAACATGCTCAAGAAGGCGGGCTTCGAGTCGCGACTAAGTGGTGACCCGGACGACGTGGCCGTGAGCGACAAACTCATCCTGCCCGGTGTTGGCGCATTCGATAGGGCCGCCGGGATACTTCGCGAGTCAGGGCTCAAGGACGCAGTTCTCGCGGCGGCACAACGCGGGACAGCTGTGCTCGGTGTTTGCCTGGGAATGCAACTCTTGCTTGATGGCAGCGAGGAGGGCGCCGGCACGGAGCAAGGTATTGGCCTCATACCCGGACGTGTGCGTCGCTTCCCGATAGAAGTTGAGCGCGCGGGCCTCAAAGTGCCTCACATGGGCTGGAATGCCGTGACCCGGGTCGGCAGTCAGAGCGTGTTGCCGAGTTTCCGCGACGGCGATCGGTTCTACTTCGTGCACTCGTACTATGCAGACCCGCACGAGGAGGCGCATCGTCTAGCAGTCTGCCGACATGGCATTGAGTTCACCGCGATAGTGGCGCGCGAGAATGTGACGGGTGTCCAATTCCATCCTGAGAAGAGTCACCGCATGGGAATGGCGCTCCTCACCGATTTTGCGAAGCGGCCGTGA
- a CDS encoding dTDP-glucose 4,6-dehydratase has translation MSLRDRSVLVTGGAGFIGSHLVDRLITESPRKIVVVDNFFLGNESNLVDARSAWPDLEVMRLDASDLASMQDVVVEHAIETVFDLAVVPLPTSLKYPHWTMLTNIGITATFCEIARRGLIERLVHMSSSEAYGSGRYMPMDEAHPDDAITPYAASKAAEDHIIRSYVQTFGIDATVVRPFNNYGPRQNPGSYAGIIPIVVQRVARGLPIEIHGDGEQTRDFTFVRDTADLTVTIHETAAARGQEINVATGVGTSVNHLVARILEMMGVPEHPVHHTPERPGDVRRHQADATRLVDLVGRQPAVLGDDALAETVEWYRERIA, from the coding sequence GTGAGTCTCCGCGATCGTTCAGTATTGGTGACCGGCGGAGCCGGCTTCATCGGTAGTCACCTCGTTGACCGCCTTATCACCGAGTCCCCGCGCAAGATCGTGGTGGTTGACAACTTCTTCCTCGGCAACGAGTCGAACTTGGTAGATGCCCGGTCGGCTTGGCCCGATCTCGAGGTGATGAGGCTTGATGCCTCGGACCTTGCCTCGATGCAGGACGTGGTAGTCGAGCATGCCATTGAGACGGTATTCGACCTGGCGGTCGTTCCGCTCCCGACGTCGCTCAAGTACCCCCACTGGACGATGCTTACCAACATCGGTATCACCGCCACGTTCTGCGAGATTGCCAGGCGCGGCTTGATCGAGCGGCTTGTTCACATGTCGAGTTCTGAGGCGTATGGCTCGGGTCGGTACATGCCGATGGACGAGGCCCACCCTGATGACGCCATCACGCCGTACGCAGCATCGAAGGCGGCGGAGGACCATATCATTCGGTCTTACGTGCAGACCTTCGGCATCGACGCCACGGTGGTGCGACCGTTCAACAACTACGGTCCTCGCCAGAACCCCGGTTCATACGCGGGCATCATTCCCATCGTTGTCCAGCGCGTCGCGCGCGGGCTCCCGATCGAGATCCATGGCGACGGTGAGCAGACTCGTGACTTCACCTTTGTGAGGGACACCGCAGACCTTACGGTGACTATTCACGAGACCGCTGCGGCCCGTGGTCAGGAGATCAACGTCGCGACCGGCGTCGGCACGTCGGTCAACCACCTCGTCGCCAGGATCCTTGAGATGATGGGCGTGCCTGAGCACCCCGTTCACCACACGCCTGAACGCCCGGGCGATGTGCGTCGCCATCAGGCCGACGCAACCAGGCTCGTCGATCTCGTCGGGCGCCAGCCGGCAGTGCTTGGAGATGACGCGCTCGCCGAAACGGTCGAGTGGTACCGGGAACGCATCGCATGA
- the wecB gene encoding non-hydrolyzing UDP-N-acetylglucosamine 2-epimerase, whose translation MKILSVVGARPQFVKLAPISKALEGRAEHLVVHTGQHYDDLMSDVFFRDLGMPAPTVNLGVGSGSHGRQTGQMLGDLEEQFERLEPDWVLVYGDTNSTLAAALAAVKIHVPVAHLEAGLRSFNRRMPEEHNRVMTDHAADLLLAPTRTAMHHLAREGLADRTVLVGDVMTDVLYTVRDRLLAEPPQMPHGLEPGGYYVATLHRPDNTDDPGRLRGIVAALAKLDRPVLLLAHPRLRSLALQHDIRLDQGELRINDPLSYPDLVAAVMYSAGVVTDSGGLQKEAFLLRVPATTIRPETEWVETVDLGWNALANDSDAIASAVSRPLPLPTTAAPYGDGRAAEAVADELLGERR comes from the coding sequence ATGAAGATTCTGAGTGTGGTCGGCGCTCGGCCGCAGTTCGTGAAGCTCGCGCCCATCAGCAAGGCACTTGAGGGTCGGGCGGAGCACCTCGTCGTTCACACCGGTCAGCACTACGACGATCTGATGAGCGACGTGTTCTTCCGCGATCTTGGTATGCCCGCACCGACGGTGAACCTCGGCGTCGGCTCGGGCAGCCACGGACGCCAGACCGGACAAATGCTGGGTGACCTAGAGGAGCAGTTCGAGCGGCTCGAGCCGGACTGGGTGCTCGTCTACGGTGACACCAATTCGACGCTCGCCGCAGCATTGGCCGCCGTGAAGATTCACGTACCCGTCGCCCATCTGGAAGCAGGCCTTCGCTCCTTCAATCGGCGAATGCCGGAAGAGCACAACCGTGTCATGACCGATCATGCGGCGGACCTCCTCCTCGCTCCCACCCGGACGGCGATGCATCACCTCGCGCGCGAGGGCCTCGCCGACAGAACTGTGCTCGTGGGCGACGTCATGACCGACGTGCTCTACACGGTGCGCGATCGTCTGCTCGCGGAACCACCGCAGATGCCGCACGGGCTCGAACCAGGCGGGTACTACGTGGCGACGCTCCATCGGCCGGACAACACCGATGACCCAGGGAGGCTACGCGGCATCGTGGCGGCGCTCGCTAAACTCGACCGGCCCGTCCTGCTGCTTGCGCACCCACGACTACGATCCCTGGCACTCCAACATGACATCCGTTTGGACCAGGGCGAGCTCCGCATCAACGACCCCCTCTCCTATCCCGACCTGGTGGCCGCGGTGATGTATAGCGCCGGGGTAGTGACGGACTCGGGAGGTCTCCAGAAAGAGGCATTCCTCTTGCGAGTGCCCGCCACGACCATCCGCCCCGAGACGGAGTGGGTGGAGACTGTCGACCTTGGCTGGAATGCTCTCGCGAATGACTCCGACGCGATCGCGAGCGCTGTCTCGCGGCCGCTGCCGCTGCCCACCACTGCCGCGCCGTATGGAGATGGACGTGCGGCAGAAGCAGTCGCCGACGAACTCCTTGGGGAGCGGCGATGA
- a CDS encoding acyltransferase has product MSLAEEFEALHHLPANRFNPHAWIIGDPDIGEDVWIGAFTVIDGSGGLSIGAGCDISAGAQIYTHSTVERCVSGRVQPVRRAATTIGRNVHIGANAVILMGAQIGDSCVVGAGAVVTAGTIAAPFSVLIGVPAKVVPEAAHRFAD; this is encoded by the coding sequence ATGTCGTTAGCCGAAGAATTCGAGGCCCTCCACCACCTGCCCGCCAATCGTTTCAACCCTCACGCGTGGATCATCGGAGATCCGGATATCGGCGAAGACGTGTGGATCGGCGCCTTCACCGTCATCGACGGCAGCGGTGGCCTGTCAATCGGCGCCGGCTGCGACATCTCGGCTGGAGCTCAGATCTATACACACTCGACAGTCGAACGGTGTGTGAGCGGCCGCGTTCAACCCGTCCGACGCGCAGCGACCACGATTGGTCGCAATGTCCATATTGGCGCGAATGCGGTCATCTTAATGGGCGCGCAGATCGGTGACTCTTGCGTGGTCGGTGCAGGAGCGGTCGTCACGGCAGGAACCATCGCGGCACCCTTCAGCGTGCTCATCGGCGTGCCCGCCAAGGTCGTGCCAGAAGCGGCGCATCGCTTCGCTGATTGA
- a CDS encoding HisA/HisF-related TIM barrel protein, translating to MDIQSRADLQTRVIPALLLDGERFVKTFRFEDPVYVGDPVNVLSIFNDFEVDEIVILDIGAASRKTPIQTQYLRRLASEAFVPLAYGGGVATVADAEELVRIGFEKVVVNTAIVEAPDEVRRMVEVLGAQAVVGSVDTRSEGTGYRVYTRSGTVDTGLDLDAWLAKARDVGVGEVLVTSIDREGTRVGLDLHLAKHVVDALDVPVIAHGGAGSRDQLAEAIHVAGAEAVAAGSQFVMQGRRDSILINFPTPTELASLLGRQMAELDAEAKTADPRYTVPGRDLSAIKMCERCIITSDVPRSGLADADTCYYCELHDSLDAQYPVGPESLRALTAFAERIKRDAKASGSKYDCILGVSGGTDSSFLAHKLVELGVRPLAVHFDNTWNSPIATANIYAVLDKLGIDLETYVVDNSEYDDIYRSFMLAGVKDIEAPTDIGFMGVLYRAAEKHKIKHIVEGHSFRTEGISPMGWLYMDGGYILDVHRKFGRIPTRTFPNMRIGDFLRWSAWSGIERTRPLYWLDYQKEEAKAFLASTYGWKWYGGHHLENRFTAFYHTYFLPKRWGINFRQIELSALVRSGQLDRDVALESFLAPRQGDADVIGLVKKRLGFDDHEFDAVMNLPRRDYREFRTYKRRFEQLRPLFWLLWKMNRVPKSFYEKFCKR from the coding sequence ATGGATATCCAATCCCGAGCGGACCTGCAGACTAGAGTGATTCCGGCGCTACTGCTCGACGGCGAGCGGTTCGTCAAGACCTTCCGGTTCGAGGACCCCGTGTACGTCGGCGACCCCGTGAACGTGCTGAGCATCTTCAACGACTTCGAAGTCGACGAGATCGTGATCCTAGACATCGGGGCGGCTTCTCGAAAGACGCCCATCCAGACGCAGTACCTGAGGCGCCTCGCCTCCGAGGCGTTCGTCCCGCTCGCCTATGGCGGGGGGGTAGCCACGGTCGCCGACGCTGAGGAACTAGTGCGTATCGGTTTCGAGAAGGTGGTCGTCAACACCGCAATCGTCGAAGCACCGGATGAGGTGCGTCGTATGGTGGAGGTACTCGGCGCCCAGGCCGTCGTCGGGTCAGTCGACACGCGCTCTGAAGGGACCGGTTACCGGGTATACACCCGCTCGGGGACCGTTGACACGGGACTTGACCTCGACGCGTGGCTGGCGAAGGCCCGCGATGTCGGCGTTGGCGAAGTGCTTGTGACATCGATTGATCGCGAAGGGACGCGCGTCGGACTGGATCTTCACCTCGCAAAACATGTGGTCGACGCTCTTGATGTGCCTGTTATCGCGCACGGCGGAGCTGGCTCGCGTGACCAGCTTGCAGAGGCGATCCATGTAGCGGGCGCTGAGGCAGTAGCAGCCGGAAGCCAGTTTGTAATGCAGGGGCGGAGGGACAGCATCCTCATCAACTTCCCTACGCCGACCGAACTTGCTTCGTTGCTCGGGCGCCAGATGGCAGAGCTTGACGCCGAAGCGAAGACCGCCGATCCGCGGTACACGGTGCCAGGTCGAGATCTCTCGGCGATCAAGATGTGTGAGCGCTGCATCATCACGTCTGATGTGCCGCGATCGGGCCTTGCCGATGCGGACACCTGCTATTACTGCGAGCTTCATGACTCGCTTGACGCACAATACCCCGTTGGACCGGAGAGTCTTCGAGCGCTCACTGCTTTCGCAGAGCGCATCAAGAGGGACGCGAAGGCCAGCGGTTCGAAGTACGACTGCATCCTCGGAGTGAGTGGCGGGACCGATTCGTCGTTCCTCGCGCACAAACTGGTCGAGCTAGGAGTCAGGCCCCTCGCGGTCCACTTTGATAACACCTGGAACTCGCCCATAGCGACGGCGAACATCTACGCCGTGCTCGACAAACTCGGTATCGATCTTGAGACGTACGTTGTAGACAACTCCGAGTATGACGACATCTACCGCTCCTTCATGTTGGCCGGTGTGAAGGACATCGAGGCTCCAACCGACATCGGTTTCATGGGCGTTCTCTATCGGGCGGCCGAGAAGCACAAGATCAAGCACATCGTGGAGGGACACTCTTTCCGAACGGAGGGCATCTCCCCCATGGGATGGCTCTACATGGACGGCGGGTACATCCTCGACGTGCATCGTAAGTTCGGTCGGATTCCAACGCGGACTTTCCCCAACATGCGCATCGGGGATTTCCTGAGGTGGTCGGCATGGAGCGGCATTGAGCGCACGCGCCCCCTCTACTGGCTCGACTACCAGAAGGAAGAGGCCAAGGCCTTTCTCGCGTCGACGTATGGTTGGAAGTGGTATGGCGGGCACCACCTCGAGAACCGGTTCACTGCGTTCTATCACACCTACTTCTTGCCGAAGCGATGGGGTATCAACTTCCGTCAAATCGAACTCTCGGCGCTCGTACGGTCGGGTCAGCTTGACCGCGATGTCGCGCTAGAGAGCTTTCTCGCCCCTCGGCAGGGCGATGCTGACGTCATCGGCCTTGTCAAGAAGCGTCTGGGGTTCGACGACCATGAGTTCGACGCGGTGATGAACCTGCCGCGTCGCGACTACCGCGAGTTCCGGACCTACAAGCGCCGCTTCGAGCAACTGAGGCCACTGTTCTGGCTGCTGTGGAAGATGAATCGCGTGCCCAAGAGCTTCTACGAGAAATTCTGCAAGCGGTGA